The following coding sequences lie in one Apostichopus japonicus isolate 1M-3 chromosome 13, ASM3797524v1, whole genome shotgun sequence genomic window:
- the LOC139979090 gene encoding orexin receptor type 2-like, which translates to MAFDSIGEILEIIVGFAGLFGNSLVLFVFFRTRSLRSLINLLIMNQSLIDVTTSIVFLALHLSPPILLDSESKWHRIFCSVWLSEYPLWALLISSAINLCCITLDRFFAVMFPISYKKTAGRKGIILAATVVFTWTAGFIFDSYWAFIQVITPEGFCYPSWRSKVLQGVVGFFIFTITYLAPLGIMAFSYMCILWKLKKQASLTSGTVEVSTLQNDPAGQRRPQLTQALQDDTQTKKTSKKISKAKSSVLKTMLSVSLVYAICWAPIAISYLLYNFGGYLDFTSRFYVVTKLFVDSNMAVNPFIYTFQYRQFQEALARTFGIRLGWGTRVTPATTRG; encoded by the coding sequence ATGGCATTCGACAGTATAGGGGAGATTCTGGAGATCATTGTGGGTTTTGCTGGACTTTTTGGAAATTCTTTGGTACTTTTCGtattttttcggaccagatcCTTGCGGAGTCTCATTAACTTGCTCATCATGAACCAGTCATTAATTGACGTCACAACTTCTATTGTTTTTCTTGCGCTGCATTTGAGCCCGCCAATTCTGCTCGATTCCGAATCGAAGTGGCATCGAATATTTTGCAGCGTTTGGTTGTCCGAGTACCCTCTCTGGGCTCTGTTAATCAGTTCAGCGATAAACCTCTGCTGTATAACACTCGATCGATTCTTTGCCGTCATGTTTCCCATCAGTTACAAGAAGACGGCCGGTAGGAAAGGTATCATTCTTGCCGCCACGGTCGTTTTTACTTGGACCGCTGGTTTTATATTCGACTCTTATTGGGCCTTTATCCAAGTCATCACACCGGAGGGATTTTGTTATCCCTCGTGGAGGTCCAAAGTCCTTCAAGGTGTCGTCGGTTTCTTCATCTTCACCATCACTTACCTCGCTCCTCTTGGCATCATGGCTTTTAGTTACATGTGCATCCTGTGGAAATTGAAGAAGCAGGCTAGTCTGACATCGGGAACGGTAGAGGTTAGCACGTTACAAAACGACCCAGCAGGACAACGACGACCACAACTTACGCAAGCCTTACAAGATGATACACAAACCAAGAAAACATCGAAGAAGATATCGAAAGCTAAGAGCAGCGTCTTAAAGACCATGCTGTCTGTATCGTTAGTCTACGCCATCTGTTGGGCACCGATAGCCATTAGTTACCTTCTGTACAACTTCGGTGGATATCTCGACTTCACCAGTAGGTTTTACGTGGTCACAAAATTGTTCGTTGATTCTAACATGGCAGTGAATCCATTCATTTATACTTTTCAATACAGACAATTCCAAGAGGCACTTGCAAGAACTTTTGGCATCCGACTTGGCTGGGGTACACGAGTAACTCCAGCTACAACGAGAGGGTAG
- the LOC139979064 gene encoding uncharacterized protein produces the protein MSGKPTLCLLILFLGCRASNSYYKGDTEFVEKEDDNRRVRRSLGTEGSQLPPQANAGSPFLMSSNMQASYFLGQCVMCPPGDPGPRGTPGPQGMPGRDGRDQIILGPIADHVLQSPPETPVPPAESSTSSATGVIYTRWGKTSCPSTSQLVYHGVMGSGNNYNQKGSGVDFLCLPLEPTFADPPNHGNGANIYGVEYESTLPTSPNIQQSEAPCAVCLSPGKHSVVTIPGTNTCLGSQEWTLEYQGYMMSSHYTYYKSQFVCIDQNAEGIPRTNHNNNEPLLYIADAKCSAGGGGLPCPPYVDGYDILCAVCTL, from the exons ATGTCGGGGAAGCCAACTTTGTGccttttaattttgtttctcgGTTGTCGAGCTTCAAATTCTTATTACAAAGGAGACActgaatttgttgaaaaa GAAGATGATAACAGGAGAGTAAGAAGAAGTCTCGGAACAGAAGGCAGTCAATTACCTCCGCAAGCCAATGCAG GGTCGCCTTTCCTCATGAGCTCAAACATGCAAGCTTCTTATTTTCTGGGTCAATGTGTGATGTGTCCTCCTGGGGATCCAGGACCCAGGGGAACTCCTGGTCCTCAAGGGATGCCTGGTCGTGATGGCCGTGACCAGATCATACTCGGTCCCATTGCAG ATCATGTTCTTCAGAGTCCTCCAGAAACACCTGTCCCTCCTGCCGAATCGAGTACATCCTCTGCGACTGGAGTTATTTACACTCGTTGGGGAAAAACATCTTGTCCCAGCACATCTCAACTGGTATATCATG gTGTAATGGGTAGTGGTAATAACTATAACCAAAAAGGATCTGGTGTGGACTTTCTTTGCTTACCCCTGGAACCAACTTTCGCTGACCCTCCAAACCATGGTAATGGTGCTAATATATATGGTGTTGAATATGAGAGTACCCTTCCAACCTCTCCGAATATCCAACAAAGTGAAGCTCCTTGTGCTGTGTGTCTGTCTCCAGGCAAGCATTCTGTTGTAACAATCCCTGGAACCAACACCTGCTTAGGAAGTCAAG AGTGGACTTTGGAATACCAAGGCTACATGATGTCATCTCATTATACTTACTACAAATCTCAGTTTGTTTGCATCGATCAAAATGCCGAGGGGATTCCCCGTACAAACCACAACAACAATGAACCATTACTCTATATTGCTGATGCAAAGTGCAGTGCTGGGGGAGGTGGTCTACCCTGTCCTCCTTATGTAGATGGTTATGATATTCTCTGTGCTGTTTGTACGTTATGA